Proteins from a genomic interval of Nautilia sp. PV-1:
- a CDS encoding formyltransferase family protein gives MKKIVVFFGKGGSNFLNILKQQSNYKVVLGVTNREDSEVLKNKNLPPILISKDHNEILSELKQLNPDLIVLAGYMRIVPEYIINEFKGKIINLHPSILPDFKGLNADRLSFEAKKSTGITIHYADIELDSGSIILQYHINADKYKTFEEYHKELKKAEHKFLPAVVEMLCG, from the coding sequence TTGAAAAAAATAGTCGTATTTTTCGGAAAAGGCGGAAGCAATTTTTTAAATATATTAAAACAGCAGAGTAATTACAAAGTAGTTTTAGGCGTAACCAACCGCGAAGACAGCGAAGTGCTAAAAAACAAAAATCTTCCTCCAATTCTCATAAGTAAAGACCATAATGAAATCTTATCAGAATTAAAACAGTTAAATCCCGATTTGATTGTTTTAGCCGGATATATGAGAATAGTGCCTGAATATATTATCAATGAATTCAAAGGCAAAATCATAAATCTGCATCCGAGTATTCTGCCTGATTTTAAAGGCCTTAACGCAGACAGGCTTTCATTTGAAGCCAAAAAATCAACCGGTATAACGATACATTACGCAGATATCGAACTTGACAGCGGAAGCATTATACTGCAGTATCATATTAATGCAGACAAATATAAAACTTTTGAAGAATATCATAAAGAGTTGAAAAAAGCCGAGCATAAATTTCTGCCGGCCGTTGTAGAGATGCTTTGCGGGTAA
- the murD gene encoding UDP-N-acetylmuramoyl-L-alanine--D-glutamate ligase: MKSLFGYGITAKAIAKSGGWHIFDDSFKEITYDKYGNKLLPSSEFNPEKSTLEITSPGIPPSHPLITKAKNLISEFDYFYEDSPFQIWITGTNGKTTTTQMTYHLLKEKGADIGGNIGIPLAEMKKNANFWVVEASSFQLHYTKYAKPNIFIILPLNEDHTSWHGSFEEYINAKLSPLERMTERDIVIMPKNLDRETAAFKITYENEKDLVSYFGLENLEFEVPFLLDEILAKAVYKILFLKEKKLENFKIDPHKLEKITDKKGRTWIDDSKATNVDAALNALIRYKNKKIYLILGGDDKGQDFTPLFKYMQNLNIELFIIGKNTEIFTNLAKKYKINCFKSDTLENAVRQIDRLHNKKSVALLSPACASFDQFSGYKERGEKFKFYIKNLQKRSH; this comes from the coding sequence ATGAAATCTCTTTTCGGATACGGAATAACCGCAAAAGCCATTGCCAAAAGCGGCGGATGGCATATATTCGACGATTCGTTTAAAGAAATCACTTATGACAAATACGGAAACAAACTTTTACCTTCTTCCGAATTTAATCCGGAAAAATCAACACTTGAAATAACATCTCCCGGCATTCCCCCTTCACATCCTTTAATCACAAAAGCTAAAAATTTAATAAGCGAATTTGATTATTTTTATGAAGATTCGCCCTTTCAGATATGGATAACCGGCACAAACGGCAAAACCACAACTACACAGATGACCTACCATCTTTTAAAAGAAAAAGGCGCTGACATTGGAGGAAACATAGGCATACCCCTGGCTGAAATGAAAAAAAACGCCAATTTTTGGGTTGTGGAAGCCAGCAGTTTTCAGCTTCATTATACAAAATACGCAAAACCGAATATTTTTATCATACTGCCACTTAATGAAGACCATACCTCATGGCACGGCAGTTTTGAAGAATATATAAACGCCAAGCTTTCACCTCTTGAAAGAATGACCGAAAGAGACATCGTCATAATGCCTAAAAATCTGGACAGGGAAACAGCCGCATTTAAAATAACATATGAAAACGAAAAAGACCTCGTTAGCTATTTCGGACTGGAAAACCTTGAGTTCGAAGTTCCGTTTTTACTGGACGAAATCCTGGCAAAAGCAGTATATAAAATACTGTTTTTAAAAGAAAAAAAACTTGAAAATTTCAAAATAGATCCCCATAAACTTGAAAAAATTACAGATAAAAAAGGCAGAACCTGGATAGACGACTCAAAAGCCACAAACGTTGACGCGGCTCTTAATGCACTTATAAGATACAAAAACAAAAAAATTTATCTGATACTAGGAGGGGACGACAAAGGTCAGGATTTTACGCCTCTTTTTAAATATATGCAAAACCTAAATATTGAACTGTTCATTATTGGCAAAAATACGGAAATTTTCACAAATCTTGCAAAAAAATATAAAATAAACTGTTTTAAATCCGATACTTTAGAAAATGCCGTCAGACAGATAGACAGACTGCACAATAAAAAATCGGTCGCTCTTTTGAGTCCTGCTTGTGCAAGTTTTGATCAGTTCAGCGGCTATAAAGAAAGAGGGGAGAAATTCAAATTTTATATAAAAAACCTGCAAAAGCGTTCACATTAA
- the sppA gene encoding signal peptide peptidase SppA — protein MYDENQKLKAELKIFKIRALKEKAVLFGVLILILAELIALGVFLKKTLSPSTPIGKPYVAVININKTITVDYINKLMDKMNRLKKDKNCKEYLLVFNTPGGSPSASDEFNAYLKFLNKTKKVNVYVESMAASGGYYIISAIRPIVANKNAVVGSIGVIMPHYVIGKLAKKIGVEEDDITVGKYKKPISLFKKATPEERKYLMDNLLLPTYENFLKTVAEDRNIPVDKLKKYADGKIFIATKVKGILVDKISTLTQLKNEIKKRLGKEIVFVNISLDKKKFPYLNIKLDSDLGQLLKGYLQQ, from the coding sequence ATGTATGACGAAAACCAAAAATTAAAAGCGGAACTTAAAATATTCAAAATAAGAGCGCTAAAAGAAAAAGCGGTACTTTTCGGAGTTCTTATATTAATACTGGCGGAACTTATAGCCCTGGGTGTATTTTTGAAAAAAACCCTCTCGCCTTCCACTCCTATAGGTAAACCCTATGTGGCGGTAATTAACATCAATAAAACAATTACCGTTGATTACATAAACAAACTGATGGATAAAATGAACAGACTGAAAAAAGACAAAAACTGCAAAGAATACCTGCTTGTGTTTAACACTCCGGGAGGAAGCCCGAGCGCAAGCGACGAATTTAACGCATATCTTAAATTCCTGAACAAAACAAAAAAAGTAAACGTATACGTAGAAAGCATGGCCGCAAGCGGCGGTTATTACATAATAAGCGCCATCAGACCAATCGTGGCGAATAAAAATGCGGTAGTGGGAAGTATCGGGGTTATAATGCCTCATTACGTAATAGGAAAACTCGCTAAAAAAATAGGCGTTGAAGAAGACGACATTACAGTCGGAAAATACAAAAAACCTATTTCGCTTTTTAAAAAAGCTACGCCTGAAGAAAGAAAATACCTTATGGACAACCTGCTCCTTCCGACATATGAAAACTTCCTAAAAACGGTCGCCGAAGACAGAAACATACCTGTTGACAAACTTAAAAAATACGCCGACGGAAAAATATTCATAGCTACAAAAGTAAAAGGTATACTGGTTGACAAAATTTCAACTCTTACACAACTTAAAAACGAAATAAAAAAAAGATTGGGCAAAGAGATTGTATTTGTAAATATTTCCCTGGATAAAAAGAAATTTCCGTATCTCAACATTAAACTCGATTCCGATTTAGGCCAGTTGCTAAAAGGATACCTTCAGCAATGA